A genomic segment from Nitratiruptor sp. YY08-10 encodes:
- the thiS gene encoding sulfur carrier protein ThiS translates to MLVTINGEQREIKENMTIEDILKELGVMDKVMAVAVNMQIVKKEEWSSFKPKEGDKIEFLGFTGGG, encoded by the coding sequence TTGTTGGTGACAATTAACGGTGAACAAAGAGAGATTAAAGAAAACATGACCATTGAGGATATCTTAAAAGAGTTGGGTGTTATGGATAAAGTGATGGCAGTTGCAGTAAATATGCAAATTGTCAAAAAAGAGGAGTGGAGCAGCTTCAAACCCAAAGAGGGAGACAAGATAGAATTTTTGGGGTTTACAGGCGGAGGATAA